The following coding sequences are from one Triticum aestivum cultivar Chinese Spring chromosome 5A, IWGSC CS RefSeq v2.1, whole genome shotgun sequence window:
- the LOC123101996 gene encoding uncharacterized protein, with product MFHRSERQMPPPAAVADWSGLHQDILSRIFLSIACIGDRVRFSAVNQHWRGVALQNPPPLPWLLMPSTAGTSCYRIFGGIADPQPPLAGAVRGARFCGSSHGGWSVVVLHQWHGHALLNLRSGERVLLPDHVRVTLNGGRVPPNFNVIRCPIMIRAAAVSAPPPSAACVVAALTTGQTTMAFWRPGMDCWSPAPLGAPCDAQDLTYHDGCFWAVNPCEQLFCYRPEIAGADGALTVQHLVYQCCADQMTPAAPGEIVSRYLLPAASGEDLLMVKRFVDPARGGTRRFEVFRLEKQLGRTSWRFHKMEGQVLFVGRSCSKAFDTGRSGNPGYIYFLDDVYGGRPMSVLQQNEYPCTDMGGWSCSPDDEEIKRCLPWAHPSDSSPSIWYLH from the coding sequence ATGTTCCATAGATCCGAACGTCAgatgccgccgccggcggcggtggCCGACTGGTCGGGCCTCCACCAAGACATCCTCAGCCGCATCTTCCTCTCGATCGCATGCATCGGCGACCGGGTCAGGTTCTCCGCCGTCAACCAGCACTGGCGTGGCGTCGCGCTGCAAAACCCGCCCCCGCTCCCCTGGCTCCTCATGCCCTCCACTGCCGGGACCTCCTGCTACCGGATCTTCGGCGGGATCGCCGACCCGCAGCcgcccctcgccggcgccgtcCGCGGGGCGCGTTTCTGCGGCTCCTCTCATGGCGGCTGGTCCGTGGTCGTGCTCCACCAGTGGCACGGCCACGCCCTGCTCAACCTCCGCTCCGGCGAGCGCGTCCTCCTCCCGGACCACGTGCGCGTCACCCTGAACGGCGGGCGCGTCCCGCCGAACTTCAACGTCATCAGGTGCCCCATAATGATCCGCGCGGCCGCCgtgtccgcgccgccgccgtcggctgCATGCGTCGTCGCTGCCCTGACGACAGGCCAGACCACCATGGCGTTCTGGCGCCCGGGCATGGACTGCTGGTCGCCGGCGCCGCTGGGGGCTCCGTGTGACGCCCAGGACCTGACGTACCACGACGGATGCTTCTGGGCCGTCAACCCCTGTGAGCAGCTCTTCTGCTACAGGCCGGAGATTGCCGGCGCAGACGGTGCGCTTACTGTTCAACATCTTGTCTACCAGTGCTGTGCTGACCAGATGACCCCCGCGGCGCCAGGGGAGATCGTCTCCCGCTACCTCCTGCCTGCCGCCTCCGGTGAAGATTTGCTAATGGTGAAGAGGTTCGTCGATCCGGCGAGAGGCGGCACTAGGCGGTTCGAGGTCTTCAGGCTAGAGAAGCAACTTGGCAGAACCTCCTGGCGCTTCCACAAGATGGAGGGGCAGGTGCTCTTTGTCGGCCGGAGCTGCTCCAAGGCCTTCGACACAGGGCGCAGCGGCAATCCGGGCTACATCTACTTCCTCGACGATGTCTATGGTGGCCGTCCGATGAGCGTTCTCCAGCAGAACGAATATCCCTGCACCGACATGGGTGGTTGGAGTTGCTCCCCTGACGACGAGGAAATCAAGCGCTGCCTGCCATGGGCGCATCCCTCGGACAGCTCACCGTCCATTTGGTACCTCCATTGA